In Streptomyces longhuiensis, the following proteins share a genomic window:
- a CDS encoding GNAT family N-acetyltransferase — translation MSSTDARTDGGATPATAQTDAVTDEIADTGSGADELTGSDPGGGTDVADTLDLRLPDELIDLIAGQGGTGGQSNGSVGQGAGAGFSGYGRAGDGTRAHVPGGTSTALADDDLLDDVGAWGPVTTRSGVFQLVPVRMERDLPLISRWMNDPAVAAFWELEGPESVTENHLRSQLDGDGRSVPCLGVLDGTPMSYWEIYRADLDPLARHYPARPHDTGVHLLIGGVANRGRGLGTGLLKAVADLVLDHRPPCARVVAEPDLRNTPSVSAFLSAGFRFSAEVDLPDKRAALMIRDRALRALL, via the coding sequence GTGTCATCCACCGACGCGCGCACCGACGGCGGAGCCACGCCCGCCACCGCCCAAACCGATGCCGTCACCGACGAGATCGCCGACACGGGATCCGGCGCCGACGAGCTCACAGGTTCCGACCCCGGCGGCGGCACGGACGTCGCCGACACCCTGGACCTGCGTCTGCCCGACGAACTCATCGACCTGATCGCCGGACAGGGTGGAACCGGCGGACAGAGCAACGGCAGCGTGGGCCAGGGGGCCGGCGCAGGCTTTTCCGGGTACGGGCGCGCGGGCGACGGAACGCGAGCGCACGTACCGGGCGGCACCTCGACGGCCCTGGCGGACGACGACCTGCTCGACGACGTCGGAGCGTGGGGACCGGTCACCACACGTTCCGGCGTCTTCCAACTGGTTCCCGTCCGTATGGAACGCGACCTACCGCTGATCAGCCGCTGGATGAACGACCCAGCCGTAGCCGCCTTCTGGGAACTTGAAGGTCCGGAGAGCGTCACGGAGAACCATCTCCGCTCCCAACTGGACGGCGACGGGCGCAGCGTCCCCTGCCTCGGCGTACTGGACGGCACCCCGATGAGCTACTGGGAGATCTACCGCGCCGACCTCGACCCACTGGCCCGCCACTACCCCGCCCGCCCGCACGACACCGGTGTTCACCTCCTCATCGGTGGTGTCGCCAACCGCGGCCGAGGACTCGGCACGGGCCTGCTCAAGGCCGTCGCCGACCTCGTACTCGACCACCGTCCGCCCTGCGCTCGTGTCGTCGCAGAGCCGGACCTCCGCAACACCCCCTCCGTATCTGCGTTCTTGAGTGCTGGTTTCCGCTTCTCCGCCGAGGTGGACCTTCCCGACAAACGGGCCGCACTGATGATCCGAGACCGGGCCCTGCGCGCTCTGCTGTGA
- a CDS encoding IucA/IucC family protein, translating into MPNPSEPQTSAASSALYDPAELTPENWERAAARLLAKMIGEFAYEEIIEPKREPEPEPERERERERERGPEAEGGPGPAPGRTDLYILPVEGAHMPPGSAFRFRARRGAYGSWLVDPGSIQWIAGSPDETAGRAARTDKGADAAEPKPSPPATNPPERFTDPLVFLLRAKHVLGLDGATLGHLIRELTVTLAADARLDHTALTAAQLAELGYAELEGHQTGHPWLVLNKGRLGFSASDTARWAPEARIPGRLPWIAVHTRIAAYRGVADLATADRLYDRELSPAARDSFAEALRERGLDPRAYLYLPVHPWQWSNIVLPLFAGPVATDAIVPLPTDGDVRLPQQSIRTFLNISRPDRHTVKLPLSVLNTLVWRGLPTERTLAAPSVTAWMHSLRETDPFLKDDCGVILLGEVASVAVEHPAYDGLEEVPYQYKELLGAIWREPVSRYLAPGERARTLASLLHVDPHGRAFTAELVGRSGLTAEVWMRRLFAALLPPLLHFLYRYGTVFSPHGENAIVVFDDHDVPVRLAVKDFVDDVNVSAEPLPEHDRMPQDVRETLLTEPPAFLTQFIHSGLFVGVFRYLAPLCEKQLGVTEEKFWSLVRAEIVRHQARFPELKERYEMFDLLTPRIERLCLNRNRLHLDGYRDRSQRPHAAVHGTVPNPLHQP; encoded by the coding sequence GTGCCGAATCCGTCCGAGCCCCAGACTTCCGCAGCGTCCTCCGCTCTGTACGACCCAGCGGAGCTGACCCCCGAGAACTGGGAGCGCGCCGCAGCCCGGCTGCTGGCAAAGATGATCGGCGAGTTCGCGTACGAGGAGATCATCGAACCGAAACGTGAGCCGGAGCCGGAGCCGGAGCGGGAGCGGGAGCGGGAGCGGGAGCGGGGGCCGGAGGCGGAAGGCGGGCCGGGTCCGGCGCCAGGGCGGACAGACCTCTACATCCTCCCCGTCGAGGGCGCCCACATGCCGCCGGGCAGCGCGTTCCGGTTCAGGGCCCGCCGGGGCGCCTACGGCAGCTGGCTCGTGGACCCCGGCAGCATCCAATGGATCGCCGGCAGCCCGGACGAGACCGCCGGCCGCGCCGCACGGACTGACAAGGGTGCGGACGCCGCCGAGCCCAAGCCCTCGCCCCCCGCAACGAACCCGCCGGAACGCTTCACCGACCCTCTCGTCTTCCTCCTCCGCGCCAAGCACGTCCTCGGCCTCGACGGCGCCACGCTCGGGCATCTCATCCGCGAGCTCACCGTCACCCTCGCCGCCGACGCCCGTCTCGACCACACCGCGCTCACCGCGGCCCAGCTCGCCGAGCTCGGATACGCCGAACTGGAAGGCCACCAGACCGGCCACCCCTGGCTCGTCCTCAACAAGGGCCGCCTGGGCTTCTCGGCCTCCGACACCGCCCGCTGGGCCCCCGAGGCCCGTATCCCCGGGAGGCTCCCGTGGATCGCCGTCCACACGAGGATCGCCGCCTACAGAGGCGTCGCGGACCTCGCGACAGCCGATCGGCTGTACGACCGTGAGCTCTCCCCGGCGGCGCGGGATTCCTTCGCCGAGGCCCTCCGGGAGCGCGGCCTGGACCCGCGGGCCTACCTGTACCTACCGGTACACCCGTGGCAGTGGAGCAATATCGTGCTGCCCCTCTTCGCCGGCCCCGTAGCGACGGACGCCATCGTGCCGCTCCCCACCGACGGCGACGTGCGCCTGCCCCAGCAGTCCATCCGTACGTTCCTCAACATCTCGCGCCCCGACCGCCACACGGTGAAGCTCCCGCTGTCCGTACTCAACACCCTTGTGTGGCGCGGCCTGCCCACCGAGCGCACGCTCGCGGCACCGTCGGTCACCGCGTGGATGCACTCCCTCCGCGAAACAGACCCCTTCTTGAAGGACGATTGCGGAGTCATCCTCCTGGGGGAGGTGGCCTCGGTCGCCGTCGAGCACCCTGCATACGACGGCCTCGAAGAAGTCCCGTATCAGTACAAGGAGTTGCTGGGCGCCATCTGGCGCGAACCGGTCTCCCGGTATCTCGCCCCCGGCGAGCGGGCCCGCACCCTGGCCTCTCTGCTCCACGTAGACCCGCACGGCCGTGCCTTCACCGCGGAGCTCGTCGGCCGATCCGGGCTGACCGCCGAGGTGTGGATGCGCCGGCTCTTCGCGGCCCTGCTGCCCCCGCTCCTGCACTTCCTCTACCGTTACGGCACCGTGTTCTCCCCGCACGGGGAGAACGCCATCGTCGTCTTCGACGACCACGACGTGCCGGTGCGGCTCGCGGTGAAGGACTTCGTCGACGACGTGAACGTGAGCGCAGAGCCGCTGCCCGAGCATGACCGCATGCCGCAGGACGTACGCGAGACCCTGCTCACCGAGCCGCCCGCCTTCCTGACCCAGTTCATCCACTCAGGGCTCTTCGTCGGCGTCTTCCGGTATCTGGCGCCCCTGTGCGAGAAACAGCTGGGGGTCACTGAAGAGAAGTTCTGGTCCTTGGTGCGCGCGGAGATCGTGCGGCATCAGGCGCGCTTCCCCGAGCTCAAGGAGCGGTACGAGATGTTCGACCTCCTCACTCCCCGTATCGAGCGGCTCTGCCTCAATCGCAACCGACTGCATCTGGACGGTTACCGCGACCGGTCGCAGCGCCCCCACGCGGCCGTGCACGGCACGGTGCCCAATCCACTGCACCAGCCTTGA
- a CDS encoding ATP-dependent DNA helicase, with protein sequence MTKPSLPELLHAAVAAVGGTERPGQVTMAETVAEAIDGGSHLLAQAGTGTGKSLGYLVPALAHGERVVVATATLALQRQLVERDLPRTVDALHPLLRRRPQFAMLKGRSNYLCLHRLHEGAPQDEEEGLFDQFEAAAPTSKLGQDLLRMRDWADETETGDRDDLTPGVSDRAWSQVSVSSRECLGATKCAYGQECFAEAARERAKLADVIVTNHALLAIDAIEGAPVLPSHEVLIVDEAHELVSRVTGVATGELTPGQVNRAVRRSAKLVNEKAADQLQTAAEGFERLMELALPGRLEEVPEDLGYALMALRDASRTVISALGTTRDKSVQDEDAVRKQALASVENIHDVAERITNGSEYDVVWYERHDRFGASLRVAPMSVSGLLREKLFAERSVVLTSATLKLGGDFNGVGASLGLAPEGQEGEGLPQWKGVDVGSPFEYRKQGILYVAKHLARPAREGTRSDMMDELAELMQAAGGRTLGLFSSMRAAQAAAEELRTRLPEYPILLQGEETLGELIKGFAADPKTCLFGTLSLWQGVDVPGASCQLVVMDKIPFPRPDDPLMSARQKAVEDAGGNGFMAVAATHAALLMAQGAGRLVRATGDRGVVAVLDPRLATARYGSYLRASMPDFWYTTDQNQVRRSLAAIDAKATAEAEETA encoded by the coding sequence ATGACGAAGCCCTCCCTCCCCGAGCTCCTGCACGCCGCCGTCGCCGCCGTCGGCGGTACGGAACGACCTGGCCAGGTGACCATGGCCGAGACCGTCGCCGAGGCGATCGACGGCGGTTCCCACCTGCTCGCACAGGCAGGCACGGGTACCGGTAAGTCCCTCGGATACCTGGTCCCTGCCCTGGCGCACGGGGAGCGGGTCGTGGTCGCGACGGCCACGCTGGCCCTCCAGCGCCAGCTTGTCGAGCGGGATCTGCCGCGCACGGTCGACGCGCTGCACCCCCTGCTGCGCCGGCGCCCCCAGTTCGCCATGCTCAAGGGCCGGTCGAACTATCTGTGCCTGCACCGCCTCCATGAAGGAGCGCCGCAGGACGAAGAGGAGGGGCTCTTCGACCAGTTCGAAGCGGCCGCTCCGACCAGCAAGCTCGGCCAGGATCTGCTGCGGATGCGGGACTGGGCCGACGAGACGGAGACGGGCGACCGGGACGATCTGACCCCTGGAGTCTCCGATCGTGCCTGGTCGCAGGTGTCGGTCTCCTCGAGGGAATGCCTGGGCGCCACCAAGTGCGCGTACGGGCAGGAGTGCTTCGCCGAGGCGGCGCGAGAGCGGGCCAAGCTCGCCGACGTGATCGTCACGAATCACGCGCTCCTGGCGATCGACGCCATCGAAGGGGCGCCTGTCCTGCCGTCCCACGAGGTACTGATCGTGGACGAGGCGCACGAGCTCGTCTCCCGGGTCACGGGTGTGGCGACCGGCGAGCTCACTCCGGGGCAGGTGAACCGCGCGGTGCGCCGTTCCGCCAAGCTCGTCAACGAGAAGGCGGCCGATCAGCTCCAGACCGCGGCCGAGGGCTTCGAGCGGCTCATGGAGCTGGCGCTGCCCGGCCGCCTGGAGGAGGTCCCGGAGGACCTCGGCTACGCGCTGATGGCGCTGCGGGACGCCTCCCGGACGGTCATCTCGGCCCTGGGCACCACGCGCGACAAGTCCGTCCAGGACGAGGACGCGGTACGCAAGCAGGCCCTGGCCTCCGTGGAGAACATCCACGACGTGGCCGAGCGCATCACGAACGGCTCCGAGTACGACGTCGTCTGGTACGAGCGCCACGACCGCTTCGGCGCGTCCCTCAGAGTGGCCCCCATGTCGGTGTCCGGCCTGCTGCGGGAGAAGCTCTTCGCGGAGCGGTCCGTCGTGCTGACCTCGGCGACACTCAAGCTGGGTGGCGATTTCAACGGGGTGGGCGCTTCTCTGGGCCTGGCCCCCGAGGGCCAGGAGGGCGAGGGCCTGCCGCAGTGGAAGGGCGTCGATGTCGGATCGCCGTTCGAGTACCGCAAGCAGGGCATTCTCTACGTCGCGAAGCACCTGGCACGCCCCGCGCGTGAGGGCACCCGCAGCGACATGATGGACGAGCTGGCCGAGCTGATGCAGGCCGCCGGTGGCCGGACGCTGGGACTCTTCTCGTCGATGCGCGCCGCCCAGGCCGCGGCGGAGGAACTGCGGACCCGGCTCCCCGAGTACCCGATCCTGCTCCAGGGCGAGGAGACGCTCGGCGAGCTGATCAAGGGGTTCGCGGCCGACCCGAAGACGTGTCTGTTCGGCACGCTCTCCCTGTGGCAGGGAGTGGACGTTCCCGGCGCCAGCTGTCAGCTCGTTGTCATGGACAAGATCCCGTTCCCGCGGCCCGACGACCCGCTGATGAGTGCCCGGCAGAAGGCCGTGGAGGACGCCGGCGGCAATGGCTTCATGGCCGTGGCGGCGACGCACGCGGCCCTGCTGATGGCCCAGGGCGCGGGCCGTCTCGTACGGGCGACGGGGGACCGCGGCGTCGTAGCGGTCTTGGACCCGCGGCTGGCCACGGCCCGGTACGGCAGCTATCTGCGGGCCTCGATGCCGGACTTCTGGTACACGACGGACCAGAACCAGGTGCGGCGCTCGCTGGCCGCGATCGACGCGAAGGCGACGGCCGAAGCCGAGGAGACCGCGTAG
- the lexA gene encoding transcriptional repressor LexA, with product MTTTADSATITAQDRSQGRLEPVHAMNDASMSAEGPKPARSLPGRPPGIRADSSGLTDRQRRVIEVIRDSVQRRGYPPSMREIGQAVGLSSTSSVAHQLMALERKGFLRRDPHRPRAYEVRGSDQPSAQPTDTAGKPAASYVPLVGRIAAGGPILAEESVEDVFPLPRQLVGDGELFVLKVVGDSMIEAAICDGDWVTVRRQPVAENGDIVAAMLEGEATVKRFKREDGHVWLLPHNSAYQPIPGDEATILGKVVAVLRRV from the coding sequence GTGACCACCACCGCAGACAGCGCCACCATCACTGCCCAGGACCGTTCCCAGGGCCGACTCGAGCCGGTGCATGCCATGAATGACGCATCCATGAGCGCGGAGGGGCCAAAGCCCGCGCGCTCCCTGCCGGGCCGACCTCCCGGAATCCGGGCGGACAGCTCGGGGCTCACGGACAGGCAGCGCCGCGTCATCGAGGTGATCAGGGACTCCGTGCAGCGGCGTGGTTACCCGCCGTCGATGCGGGAGATCGGCCAGGCGGTGGGCCTGTCGAGCACGTCGTCGGTCGCACACCAGCTGATGGCCCTCGAGCGCAAGGGCTTCCTGCGCCGGGACCCGCACCGCCCCCGCGCCTACGAGGTCCGTGGCTCCGACCAGCCGAGCGCGCAGCCCACGGACACCGCGGGCAAGCCGGCCGCGTCGTACGTCCCGCTCGTCGGCCGCATCGCTGCCGGTGGCCCGATCCTCGCGGAAGAGTCCGTCGAGGACGTGTTCCCCCTCCCTCGGCAGCTGGTCGGTGACGGCGAGCTGTTCGTCCTGAAGGTCGTCGGTGACTCGATGATCGAGGCCGCGATCTGTGACGGCGACTGGGTCACGGTCCGCCGCCAGCCCGTCGCGGAGAACGGCGACATCGTCGCCGCGATGCTCGAGGGCGAGGCCACCGTCAAGCGTTTCAAGCGCGAGGACGGCCATGTGTGGCTGCTGCCGCACAACTCCGCGTACCAGCCGATCCCCGGTGACGAGGCGACGATCCTCGGCAAGGTGGTGGCCGTCCTGCGGCGGGTGTGA
- the nrdR gene encoding transcriptional regulator NrdR, giving the protein MHCPFCRHPDSRVVDSRTTDDGTSIRRRRQCPDCSRRFTTVETCSLMVVKRSGVTEPFSRTKVINGVRKACQGRPVTEDALAQLGQRVEEAVRATGSAELTTHDVGLAILGPLQELDLVAYLRFASVYRAFNSLEDFDSAIAELREQLPGASRGDAGGEREPCDCGPGGTVEVPVPATAAD; this is encoded by the coding sequence ATGCACTGCCCCTTCTGCAGGCACCCCGACAGCCGTGTCGTCGACAGTCGCACCACCGACGACGGCACGTCGATCCGCAGGCGCCGCCAGTGCCCCGACTGCTCCCGTCGTTTCACGACCGTGGAGACGTGCTCGCTCATGGTGGTCAAGCGGAGCGGGGTGACCGAACCCTTCAGTCGTACGAAGGTGATCAACGGCGTCCGCAAGGCATGCCAGGGTCGCCCCGTCACCGAGGACGCCCTCGCCCAGCTCGGCCAGCGGGTCGAAGAGGCGGTGCGTGCCACCGGCAGCGCGGAGCTGACCACTCATGACGTGGGCCTGGCCATACTCGGCCCGCTTCAGGAACTCGACCTCGTCGCCTACCTGCGCTTCGCGTCCGTGTACCGGGCGTTCAACTCGCTGGAGGACTTCGACTCGGCCATCGCGGAGCTGAGGGAACAGCTGCCCGGTGCGAGTCGGGGTGACGCGGGCGGAGAGCGCGAACCATGTGACTGCGGGCCCGGAGGGACTGTCGAAGTCCCCGTGCCCGCCACCGCTGCCGACTGA